The Canis lupus familiaris isolate Mischka breed German Shepherd chromosome 1, alternate assembly UU_Cfam_GSD_1.0, whole genome shotgun sequence DNA window gtgggcacgtaatttaaaaaaaaaaaaatatatatatatatatatatatatgcgccCAGTGCCCATCTCCCACTCATCCCTTGGGAGTGAAAGTTTAGTTCCTTACAGTTTAATGACTGTGGTTTTCTCTACATTCCCGCTTGCTGGCAGCAGTCTCCTACTCTCCTCGGGTCCCTGCATCTCAGCATCTGTTCCTGTTCTCTGTAAAGCTGCCACTGTCCACCCACTTCCCCCAAGCCCAGCTCACCTTGTCTGTGTCCCCGCGTCCCTCGGAGCTGCTGCTGCCTTCTCGCTTGTCAGATGCTGCAGCCAGcccagtgggggtgggaggggttgAGCCACAGCCTCCCAAGGGGAGGCTGCCAGGGAGCAGGTAGCTAGAGGGGCCAGGGGGCAAACCCAGAGAGGTGGGCACAGGAGCCGGTGTCACCCCCAGACTAGAGGGTGGCTTTCGGTGGCTGAGGATCTGTGGGAAGAAGTTGGAGATGATGTACAAAcggaggggcagggaagagggaataTGCACCCCCATTATTCCCACCCTGATTTCCCGACAGTCCCAGGGGCAGAGGCTTTCTTCTGGCCAATCCCTTCCTTGTCCCAAGGCCTGTTGGGATTTGCAGTTCTTCTCCTGGCTTAACCGGAGTCAGGGGATGAGGGAAGGGACCATGAGGACTCTTCCCCTAGGGAGCCCACCTGGTTGGTGGCCTGGATCAGCTCCTTGCGCTTTTGCTCGGCTTGCCAGATTGGCTTCTTCCATCTTGAAGAGAAGTGCAGTCACTGCAAGGAGCAAAGTGTTGAGGACAAGGAGATCAAGAGTTAACACAAGAGGAGCCGGTGAAGGGTGCCTGGCCCCCCGTTGCCATCTCCCACCCTGGAAGATGCTGGAAAAGCTATAGGTCCCGAGCTCAGAGCTGGGAAAAGGGGGCTCCGGCCACCCCAGGAAACCACTCTGCACCCCCACATGTTCTCAGTACTTTAGATATGTGTGTGGTTAGGGGGAAACACAGCCAGGTCACTCGGAGTAAGGTAGTGGTGGAGGGGAGATTCTGACTCAAGCCCCCTGTGGCCCGTTGCTATCCCCCCAAGGGACACTGCTCCTTGCTCGCCCTGCTCTTTCTGGTCCTTCTGCTACACCTAGCCTCAACTGCCTCTAGGTGGCCCCCAGGACACGGCCTGCCCCTCCAGGTTGTACTGGGCTAGCCACCCCCCACACTCATTTGCCTGCTCCCTTCCAGCACACTGACATCTAGGAGCCTTCTGGACAGATCCCAATCAACCCTcacccacccaggcccctcaCAATCTGGGGGTCACTATGTACTTGCACCTACCCTTTCTGAGGCATCCCCACTGCCTCTCAGTCCGTCCCCACATGACCTCACCCTCGATCCTttctgcctgccccaccccaccccatccctgggcACACTCACAGGCCAGGACACCGCTGGTGGTGCAGTCCACACCAGCAGGCAGGTTCCAGGGCATGGGTGGGGGCAGCGTGGGCAGCTGGGAGACACGGGTGGCCGGTCCATCTTCTGCCCCTGAGTCGCCGGCTGTGGACCCCGCGCTAGGGGCAGTGCTTGGGGCCGCTGCAGCTGTGCTGGTGGCTGTGGTGGTGGcaggctgctgctcctcctcctcctcctcctcctcttcttcctcctcttcctcctcctcctcctctgccccccctcGGACCCCAGCCTCCTCGGTGGCCTCTTCGGGAAGGAAGGAGACCTCAGGTGTCTTGCAGCTGCTGTCCACCGTCTGTGAGTCCGGTGTGAGcgcagggggtggaggggctgcctttgggggtggggtgctgggggctTTGGCCGCCCGCTCCTCCCCGGACCAGGAAGTCTCCTCCACCCCCTTGGCCCCCGCTGCCTGGCTGCAACTATCAGCCTTGGACTTCTTTAGTGTCACTGGGCCCCCACTGCTCCCGCCGCTGCCCCCACTGCGGATCTTTTTCCTTGTCTTGGACGGCTTGGTCTTTCCCTTGGTCCCCTTGGCTTTCTTGGCCCCAGCCTTGGCCTTGACCTTGGTCTTTTTGGGCTTGGTGCTTCCCGGAGCTGCTTTGGCCACCTCGGCAGGGGCCCGCTCATCAGGCTTGAGGAAGGGGGAACGGCTCTCCCGGTCTCGGCTGAACTTGACTCCAATGGAGCCCAGGCCAGCAGACGCGGCCTCCTTGGCAGGCGTGGTGCTACTGACACCTTCTCGGATCAGCACTGCCACCTTGGATTGCAGCTTCACCTTCCGGGAGGAAGAGGAGCATGAGGACGACGAAGAGCCTGAGCCGCTGCTGACCGGTGGCTTTGGCGGGGGCCCCGAGGAGGGCGCTGACTCCTTGGGAGGCCGAGCCTTCTTGGATGACCTGTCCCTGTCCCTATCTCTGTCCCTGTCTCGGTCCCGATCCCCCCCATCCAGCGCCTTCCGCCGAGATCCCTTCTCccgggaggaagaggaggaggaggcagccccAGAGCGGCGCCTGTCCTTCTCACTGCTCTTGCCACCCCGCTCCTCGGTGCTCAGGCCTTCTGAGTCGTATAGGACCTCGCGCTTGGGCGACGAGGCCGGGGCCGGTGAGGGGCCTCTGGGGTCGGACTTGTCAGGCCGGCCCACGGTGATGGTCCGCTTGATGGCGAAGAGATCGTGGTCCGTGAGGTCCTGGATGGAAGGTGGCACGGCCCCCCGGCGGCGGCTGTCGCGCTCTGCGCCCAGGGAGCCGGAGCCAGAGCCAGAAGGAGGCTGGGTGGGCGCTGGGCCCTTCTCGCTGTCCCCAGACCGCTTCTCACCCCGGGACCGCGAccgcttctttttcttcttgccgccgccaccgccgccgtcTCGGTGCTTGCCGCGGTGCCGCTCGCGCCTCGAGGACGACGATGAGGAGGtggccgggggtggggaggctgagcgccgccgccgtcgccgctTCTCCCGGGACCGAGACCGGCGGCTGCCCCCGCGGCGGCGGTCAGTGCTGCGCGAGCGGCGGCGGGCTGAGCGGGACCGCGAACGGCGGCGGGCGGACGACGAGGCATGCGAGCCTGGCTTGCGGTCCCGGGAGCGGTGCTTCTTGGAGTCCCAAGGGGAGGCCGGGGCTGGCGGGGCGGGCGGTGCACCCGAAGACGATGAGGCAGCCTCCTTGGCCTCGCCACCACTCCGCTTGCGCTCCCGCCTCGACTTCTTGCGGGTGGGGGGgcccgcgggggcggcggcggcggtggtggCAGCAGCGGTGGAGGCGGCAGCCGGGGAGGGTGAGCGCTGGCGGTAGCGCTCCCTCCGCTGGGTCAGGATTTTGCGGCGCAGGTCCAGGCCGCCCCAGCGCGTGTCGGCGGCCGGGGGAGCAGGGGCCGGTTCCCCTAGGTCCACTTGCAGGGCACCCTCACCATCCGACTCAGCGTGCAGAGACAAGAAGTCGTCCCCCTCAGGGGCCCGGGGGgcaggcggcgggggcgggggctgggccgcggggggcgcTGAGGCTGCAGGAGGGGGTCGAGCTGCCCGGCCACTGGCCCGAAAGAGGGACACCGCCACCCTGGGCTCCTCCTCCGGCTGGACGATCTCGCCCTCCTCGATCTCTGAGTCGCCTGGTGGCGGCAGGGTTGGCGGGATAGCGGCTCCACCAGCTGTCACCACCTCCACCGATACCTTGCCTTCCCGGCAGGCTTCGGCCTCGGTCCCCACCACGAAGACACGCCGTCGGGTGGCTCCGTCAACCCGGGTGGAGTCCACCTGCGGCGGCGTTCCAGGGGCTGGAGCTGactgtgggggctgggggtccGGGCGGGGACTCTCGTCACCTGGGAAGTCCTGGCTCAGGCTGTTGTCATCGTAGATGCCTGCCAGGGTCTCCGAGATGCGGCTGATGCTCTGAGACaaaccttcctcctcctcttcttcctcttcttcctcctcctcctcctcttcctcctcttcttcctcttcctcaggcGAGGGGGTCCCCGCTGATGAGCTGGGGTTGGAGCCAGTGGGCTCGAAGGGGTCGTACTTTTGCTCTGGAGCAGGTGGTGGGGAGTAGGCCTCGTCGGTGGGGTGGAAGGGGTCATAGATGTCGAatcggggggcaggtggggccgggggtgctgggggtggtggaggtgggggaggggaaggggaggaagaagatggggaaggggagggcgaggaggaggcagaggaaggggcagggggtggggccgGGCCTCCGTCTCCAGTGCCCAAGGTAAGGAGGTGGCGGGCACAGGAAGGTCGAGAAGAGTGGGGCTGTGGAGAAACTGCAAAGAACAGCGGAGACGGAGAGCAAGTCAGGTGCACACCCTCCTCCTGGGGTCTGCAAGAGGGGGGCCACAAGCAGGACGGCCCCCCAGCCACTGcccccctccagcagccctcgtTGCGCCAGCAGGTACTGCTCCCAGCACTGTACAGGGCTCATAACACAGCATACTCCTCAAAACCCCCACTGTAGGTACTGTGTCCTAACCGGAGGACGTGGAGGTTCAGAGAGCTGCAGTATCTTCCCAAAGGACACATGGCCGGGAGAAGCTGGAGTACAGACTCAGTCACCCCCATAACTCAGTTGCCCCCATAACCTGAAATAGCCCCTGGTCTGCAGCCCAAGAAGCCCCTGACTGGGGTTACCGCAGAAGACACTGGCCATGGTGGGGgcggctgggatttgaacctaagGCCACCTGGAGGCCAAGCTCCAGCCTGGTGCTCTAGCTGCCTCTTGTGGAAATTTATCCTGTTTTCTGAGGGAATAGTGTGCGGCTGTGAAGGCGAAAGCTCCCCCCGGAGAGCCAGAAAGTGGCAGAGTTGGGAAGCCCTGAACACCTGAGCCCTCACTCACGAACTTCACTCTGTAACAAGCCCCATCCAAAGGGCTACCTCTCTCAGGCCTCAGAGACACCCCTGACAGGTGACAGGAACAAGCAGCGTTCACCTCTTCCTATCAGCCAGTAATTGTGCTTTCCTGTGCTCCCTCCTCTGCTTTCTGAAGACATGTCTCAGGGCCATAAATCCCACACATGGAGACAACAGACCAGGGCTGCACCTCTGGACACACACACTGGGATGCAGAGATGCCCCTCTCAACCACATACCATAGGGACCCTGCGACAGCTAAGACATCAGGATGGCCAGGTGGACAATGTCAGGAAGGCAAGGGCTTAAGAGGGCTGTCCCAGAGCCACCTCTCAATCCCATCCCCTCAACTGTGACATGACCAAGGACAAGTAACTCAACCTCTCTgcctgccttggtttcctcatctctacaATGGAGGTCCACTCACTCATTCAGTACATTTTTACTAATCACCTATCTTGTGCAAAGAGCTATTTGGAGTACTACAAACAGAACAGTGAACACAAGAGACAAAgaccctgccttcaaggagctcacattGAGCAGGGAGAGAAATCTCAATGAGCCACACAGAAAGTGCACCAGCCGCTGAGGGCTGTGGAATAAGAtaaagcaggggcagggggtgcctgggtggctcaactggttaagcgactgacttgatttcagctcaggtcatgatctcagggctgtgagatcgagccccctgcccttccccacccctttaaaataagtaaggaaagaaagaaagaaagaaagaaagaaagaaagaaagaaagaaagaaagaaagaaagaaaagaaaagaaagaaagaaagagataagagAGAGGAAACGAACAAAAAAGGATGGTGATGATAGCATTCACACCTCATAAGAACAAGGCGACCAGATAAGCAGCTATGTGGAATGAACGGTGCTGTGCCCGGCACAAGGACTCAGTGATCATGAGCTCTTACTATCCTGCTTCTGAATTATTACTACCACCAGAGGTACAAAACAGTCCTCAGGCTGGAGTGGTCTGGAACTGTAAGACTTGTTGCctctttatgtaatttttatatgacataaaattacagatgagttttgttttttttccgtAAGTCTTTAAGAATTTCCAAATGGAGGAAGAAACTGCCTGCAATAAGAGAATAACCCAAGCAacccgcccctccccaccctgcaaaACAGCTCTTAGGTTCCAGATACATCTATATCACTTTAAGGCCTGGAGCCAAATCCCCCAGGCCATCTGTctttgtcaataaagttttattaggaCACTGCCATGTCCATGTGTTTACTTATCCTCTATGGCttctaatttgaaaagaaatgaagatatttttgtgGGCCCCCTAGCGTGTGGTGGCCCTAGGTACAGTGTTCCCTGAGCCAAATGGACAAATCAATCCACAGCTATAAAGAAAGGGCAAGGGAAACATAAACTGGCACAGCATGGGTGAGCCACTGTCCGCTGCAGAAGAGGACTCCCGGCTGCCCTATTCCTGTACCTGAGCTGACTgagccttcctctcctcctcacccatcCCAACTGTGGATGTACATGCAAAAAAGGAAGTATAAACCTTGGGTTCCCACCAGGTCCTGGGGACCAGCAGCAGTGGCATCAAAGaagagctggttagaaatgcaaattcccaggccccagcccagaccCACTGCAGGAGAAACCCTAGGAGTAGGTGCAGCAACCTGTGTATTAGCCTGTCCTGGTGATTCTCATACCTACCCAGGTTTTGAGCAGCACTGCTCTACACTGCTCACCAGCCTCACACTGCATGTGGGACTGGGGAGCAGACTTTCCTTTTGTCCTCACAGAAGTCAAAAACCTGGGCTTTCTCTCCAACAGACCTGGGCTCGGGGTTCAGAACCCAGGACCACTGCTAAGCAACTGGCTGTGCCACCTTCAACAAATGATTTTCAGACTTTACTCCTCTGGAAGACAGAGATGCTAAGAGTCCCCAGGTCTCAGGGAAATGAATTTCTAGTGCAGTTACACTGCCACGGAGAGCCCTAGACACCGAGTGCTTCACACGCACTAACTACTCCTATGTGCTGGTGATCACATCAGTGTTTGCTCTACGTAAGTCTGCATGTATGCACAGCCTTTATTTTGGTCTAACAGGCAAAGACCTAAAGATTTTGTCTAAGTGACATGACGGCTAGCTACTATTACTACCAACAACAGCCGACTCCCGCACAACTCTGAGGCCACCTGCTCAGCTCTACCCTGGCCCCACATACCCGTTTTGCCTATCCTCCAGGCCCTGAGACGGGGCAGCAGGCTAG harbors:
- the SCAF1 gene encoding LOW QUALITY PROTEIN: splicing factor, arginine/serine-rich 19 (The sequence of the model RefSeq protein was modified relative to this genomic sequence to represent the inferred CDS: deleted 1 base in 1 codon), with product MEEEDESRGKTEESGEDRSDGPPDRDPTLSPSAFILRAIQQAVGSSLQGDLPNDKDGSRCHGLRWRRCRSPRSEPRSQESGGTDTATVLDMAADSFLAGLVSVLDPPDTWVPSHLDLRPGESEDMLELVAEVRIGDRDPIPLPVPSLLPRLRAWRIGKTVSPQPHSSRPSCARHLLTLGTGDGGPAPPPAPSSASSSPSPSPSSSSPSPPPPPPPPAPPAPPAPRFDIYDPFHPTDEAYSPPPAPEQKYDPFEPTGSNPSSSAGTPSPEEEEEEEEEEEEEEEEEEEEEEGLSQSISRISETLAGIYDDNSLSQDFPGDESPRPDPQPPQSAPAPGTPPQVDSTRVDGATRRRVFVVGTEAEACREGKVSVEVVTAGGAAIPPTLPPPGDSEIEEGEIVQPEEEPRVAVSLFRASGRAARPPPAASAPPAAQPPPPPPAPRAPEGDDFLSLHAESDGEGALQVDLGEPAPAPPAADTRWGGLDLRRKILTQRRERYRQRSPSPAAASTAAATTAAAAPAGPPTRKKSRRERKRSGGEAKEAASSSSGAPPAPPAPASPWDSKKHRSRDRKPGSHASSSARRRSRSRSARRRSRSTDRRRGGSRRSRSREKRRRRRRSASPPPATSSSSSSRRERHRGKHRDGGGGGGKKKKKRSRSRGEKRSGDSEKGPAPTQPPSGSGSGSLGAERDSRRRGAVPPSIQDLTDHDLFAIKRTITVGRPDKSDPRGPSPAPASSPKREVLYDSEGLSTEERGGKSSEKDRRRSGAASSSSSSREKGSRRKALDGGDRDRDRDRDRDRDRSSKKARPPKESAPSSGPPPKPPVSSGSGSSSSSCSSSSRKVKLQSKVAVLIREGVSSTTPAKEAASAGLGSIGVKFSRDRESRSPFLKPDERAPAEVAKAAPGSTKPKKTKVKAKAGAKKAKGTKGKTKPSKTRKKIRSGGSGGSSGGPVTLKKSKADSCSQAAGAKGVEETSWSGEERAAKAPSTPPPKAAPPPPALTPDSQTVDSSCKTPEVSFLPEEATEEAGVRGGAEEEEEEEEEEEEEEEEEEQQPATTTATSTAAAAPSTAPSAGSTAGDSGAEDGPATRVSQLPTLPPPMPWNLPAGVDCTTSGVLALTALLFKMEEANLASRAKAQELIQATNQILSHRKPPSSLGVTPAPVPTSLGLPPGPSSYLLPGSLPLGGCGSTPPTPTGLAAASDKREGSSSSEGRGDTDKYLKKLHTQERAVEEVKLAIKPYYQKKDITKEEYKDILRKAVHKICHSKSGEINPVKVSNLVRAYVQRYRYFRKHGRKPGDPPGPPRPPKEPGPPDKGGPGLPLPPL